From the genome of Azospirillum baldaniorum:
TCACCGCCCTGCTGGCCGGCGCCAAGTTCCGCGGCGACTTCGAGGAGCGGCTGAAGGCCGTCCTGTCCGAGGTGCAGCAGGCGGCTGGCCGCATCATCCTGTTCATCGACGAGCTGCACTCGCTGATCGGCGCCGGCCGCACGGACGGCGCGATGGACGCCGCCAACATGCTGAAGCCCGCGCTGGCGCGCGGCGAGCTGCGCTGCGTCGGCGCCACCACGCCGGACGAGTACCGCAAATACATCGAGAAGGACGCGGCGCTCGCCCGCCGCTTCCAGCCGGTGAACGTCAACGAACCATCCGACGAGGACGCCGTGTCGATCCTGCGCGGCATCAAGGGCAAGTACGAGGTGCACCACGGCGTGCGCATCGCCGACGCGGCGGTGGTCGCGGCGGTGCAGCTCTCCGCCCGCTATATCGCCGACCGTCGCCTGCCCGACAAGGCCATCGACCTCGTCGACGAGGCGGCCAGCCGCCTGCGCATGGCCATCGACAGCAAGCCGGAGGCGCTGGACGCCGTCGGCCGCCGCGTCGCCCAGTTGAAGATCGAGCGCGAGGCCTTGAAGTCCGAGCCGGACGCCGCGTCCCAGGAACGGCTGCACAAGCTGGAATCCGAACTCGCGGTGGACGAGGCGAAGCTGACCGCCATGGAAGAGGAATGGCGCGTCGGCCAGTCCCGCCGCACCGAGGGCCGCCGCCTGAAGGAGGAGCTGGACCAGGCCCGCACCAAGCTGGAGCACGCGCAGCGCGACGGCGACTGGGCTAAGGCCGGCGAGCTGGCCTACGGTGTCGTTCCCGACCTGGAGAAGCGTCTGGCCGAGGCGGAATCCCGCGCCAACGCCGAGCGGGAGGAGGTGACGGCGAAGGACATCGCCGCCGTGGTCACCCGCTGGACCGGCATCCCGGTGGACCGCATGCTGGACAGCGAGCGGCAGCGGCTGAAGGGCATGGAGGACCGGCTGGCCGAGCGCGTCGTCGGTCAGGCTGAAGCGGTGCGCGCCGTGTCCAAGGCGGTGCGCCGGGCGCGGGCCGGTCTGAAGGACCCGAACCGTCCCACCGGCTCCTTCCTGTTCCTCGGCCCGACCGGCGTCGGCAAGACGGAGCTGGCCAAGGCGCTGGCCGCCTTCCTGTTCGACGACGAGACCGCGGTCACCCGCGTCGACATGTCGGAATACATGGAGAAACACTCCGTTGCCCGCATGATCGGCTCGCCTCCGGGTTATGTCGGCTATGACGACGGCGGCACGCTGGCCGAGAAGATCCGGCGCCGGCCCTATCAGGTGGTCCTGCTGGACGAGGTGGAGAAGGCCCATCCGGACGTGCTGAACGTGCTGCTCCAGGCGCTCGACGACGGGCGGCTGACCGATGGGCAGGGCCGCACGGCGGACTTCCGCCACGCGATCCTGATCATGACGTCGAACCTGGGGGCGGACGCCCTGACGGCGCTCGGCGAGGACGACAGCCTGGAGGGCGCTCGGGTCGAGGTGATGGACGCGGTGCGCCGCGCCTTCCGGCCGGAGTTCCTGAACCGGCTGGACGACGTGCTGATCTTCCGCCGGCTGGGGCGCGAGCAGATGGCCCACATCGTGGACATCCAGCTTGCCCGTGTCGCCGACCGTCTGGCGGAGCGTGGCCTGTCGCTGACCGCCGACGACGCGGCCCGCGCCCGTCTCGCCGACCTCGGGTGGGACCCGGCCTTCGGCGCCCGTCCGCTTAAGCGGGCGGTGCAGAATCTGGTGGAGGACCCGATCGCCGAGCGGCTGCTCGACGGCGAGGTGGACGAGCGCTCGACCCTGCACCTGTCGGCGCGGGACGGCCGCCTGACCCTGGACGGGGTTCCCGTCGAGGAGGACCGCGCCACCGGCTTCAAGGCCCCGGAACGCCCGCCGCTGGGCTTCGCCCTGACGGGCAGCGGCGGACGCAGCGCCGCGGTCCACTGACCGGCAGCGCCGGCCCCCTCCCCGGCCCTCCCCCGCGAACGCAGGGGAGGGTTAGGGAGAGGGCCAGCGGTGGCGGAATTCCAACTCCCGCTCCAGGAAGCGGGCACAGCGCAGCAGCCGGTCCTCCTCATAGGGGCGGGCGATCAGCTGCAGGCCGATGGGCAGTCCGTCCGCGGTCCAGCCGCAGGGGATCGACAGGCAGGGGAAACCGATCAGCGACACCGTGTAGGTGATCGCCAGATAGTCGATGATGGTGGACAGGCGGAAACCGTTGATCTCAGTCACGTCGCCCTGGGCGTTGGGGAAAGGCGGTACGCTGGCGCTCAGCGTCATCAGGATGTCGTGGTCGCGGAAGAAGGCGGCGAAGCGGCGGTAGAGGGCGCTGCGCTGGGCCTCCGCCCGCAAATAGTCGGCGGCGCTCAGCCCCTTGCCCCGCGCGATGTTCCAGGCGACCGACGGGCTCAGCCGGTCGCCATCCTGTTCCAGCGTCCGGCCGTAGGTGTGGAAGATGTGCGCGGCGCGCAGCGTGCCGAAGGCGGCGCCGGCCTCCCGGCAGTCGGGCGTTGCCTCCACGAAATCCCCGAAGCGGCCCTCCAGCCCGCGCATCACCGCCTCGAACCGCTCGGCCAGCCCGAGGTCGATCAGGGCGGAGCCGAGGTCCGTGCTCCAGGCAACCCGCAGCGACAGCGGGTCGAGGGCGTCGAGGTCCGGCACCGTCCATTCCGGCACGGGAAGGGAGGTCGGGTCGCGCGGGTCCGGTCCGCTGACCGCGGCCAGGGCCAGCGCGGCGTCGGCGATGTCGCGGGCGAGGAAGCCCTGCGTCGCCAGCCCGTCCCAGGCCAGCGCGCGGCCCGGGCTGGGGATGCGTCCCGGCGTCGGGCGCAGCCCCACCACCCCGCAGAAGCTGGCCGGCGTGCGCACCGAGCCGCCGAAGTCCGTTCCCTGGGCCAGCGGCACCAGCCCTGCGGCCACCGCGGCGGCGCTGCCGCCGCTCGACCCGCCACTGGTCTTGTCGAGGTCGTAGGGGTTGGCGGTCGGCCCGCACAGCTCGTTGCCGGTGATGGCGCCGAAGCCGAACTCCGGCGTGTTGGTCTTGCCGACGATGATGGCGCCCGCCGCCTTCAGCCGGGCGACGCTGAGGTCGTCGGTGTCGGGGATCAGGTCGGCGTAGAGGGTGGAGCCGTAGGTTGTGCGCAACCCCGCCGTCAGCGTCAGGTCCTTGACGCCCACCGGCACGCCGTGCAGCGGGCCGAGCGGCGCCCCCGCCTCGACCCGACGGTCGGCGGCCTCGGCTGCGGCCAACGCGGCGTCGGGGGCCACGGTGATGAAGGACTTGAGCCCGCCGTCCAGGGCCGCGATGCGTTCCAGGCTCGCCGCCACGAGGTCGCGCGCCCGGAAGCGGCGGTTGCGCACGCCCTCCGCCATCTCGGCGGCGCTGAGGCGGAACAGGTCGGGTGTGCTCATGGGCACGCTCTCATGGGGCAGGGTCTCCGGTTGCGGGGGGCCGAGTTTAGAACGGCAGGACCGGGGCCGGCGAGCCCTTGGGCCGCGCCAGGGCGGGCAGGCCGCAGGGCAGGAATTCGCCGCGCCCCGGCTCGGCCAGCAAGGTACCGTCGCGGCAGATCACCTCGCCACGGGACAGCGTGACGACCGGCCAGCCGGTGACCTCGATCCCTTCATAGGGCGTGTAGTCGACATTGTGGTGCAGGATGCCGTTGGTGATGGTGACCTTGCGGGACGGGTCCCACAAGGCGATGTCGGCGTCCGCCCCCACGGCGATGGTGCCCTTGCGCGGGTGCAGGCCGTACATGCGGGCGGGGTTGGCGGCGGTCAGCTCGACGAACTTGGTCAGCTCCATCCGGCCCTTCATCACGCCCTCGGAGAACAGCAGCGGCAGGCGCGTCTCCACGCCGGGAATGCCGTTGGGGACGCAGCGGAAGGGCGCCTGTTCGCCATGAACCTTCTTGCCGCCCGGCCCGTCGAAGCGGAAGGGCGCGTGGTCGGAGGAGAAGACCTGGAAGGCGCCGCCGGTCAGCCCGTCCCAGATCACCTTCTGGTTCGCGGCGTCGCGCGGTGGCGGCGAGCAGATGCACTTGGCCCCCTCGAACCCCTCACCGCCCAGATCGTCGGCGGTCAGGAACAGGTATTGCGGGCAGGTCTCGGCGTAGATGCGCAGGCCGCGCCCCTGCGCCCAACGGATCTGCTCCACCGCGTCGGCGCCGGAGACATGGACGATCAGGATCGGCACGTCCACCAGCTCCGCCAGGGAGATGGCGCGGTGGGTGGCCTCGCGCTCCGCCACGCGGGGGCGGGAGACGCCGTGGAAGAAGGGGGCGGTCTGGCCAGCGCGCTCCAGCTTCTCGGTCAGCCAGGCGATGCAGTCCGCGTTCTCCGCGTGCATCATGACCATGGCGCCCTCGGAGCGGGCGATGTCCAGCACCTCCAGGATCTGGCGGTCGTTCAGCTTCAGCGCGTCGTAGGTCATGTAGATCTTGAAGGACGTGTAGCCCTCGCGGATCAGCGCCGGCAGTTCCTGGCCCAGCACCTGCTCGGTGGGGTCGGTGACGATGAGGTGGAAGGCGTAGTCGATCAATGGCTTCCCGGCGGCTCGGCGGTGGTAGTCGTCCACCGCGGCGCGCAGCGTCTTGCCCTTCTCCTGACAGGCGAAGGGCAGCACGGTCGTGGTGCCGCCGAAGGCGGCGGAGCGGGTGCCGGTCAGGAAATCGTCGGCCATGACGGAGTCATCGCCGGTCGGCTGGTCGAAATGGACGTGGCCGTCGACCCCGCCCGGCAGGACAAGCAGGCCGGCGGCGTCGATCTCCTCCCGCCCGGCGGCCAGCCCCTCGCCGAGCGCGGCGATCCGCCCGCCGCGCACGCCGACGTCGGCCTTGAACACGTCCGACGCGGTGGCGACCGTGCCGTTGCGGATGACCAGATCGAAGTTCATCGTCGTTTCTCCCATCGTGACGCACTTGCCCCACCCCGGCCCTCCCCCGCTGAGCGGGGGAGGGCCGGGGTGGGGGCAATACTCCCCTCAGCCATGCAACTCGCGGAACAGGCTGCCCCAGCCCTCGACGCGGCGGGTGTCCACACCGGTCATGCGCAACGCCTTCCACACCACCGTGGACACCGTGTCGTAGACGGGGATGCCCAGCGCCTTCTCCATGCGCTCCGCCACTGGGGCGCCGCGCATGTTGGTGCAGATGATGGCGATGGCCTCCGGCTTCGCCTCCGCGACCTCCATGCACATCCGCTCGATGGTCTCCTCGGTCACCTCGGAGAAGGAGAAGTTGCCGCGGTCGTTCAGATGCCGCTCCGCCACCACCTCGAAGCCGGCGGCGTTGTAGTTGGCGACCATCTTCTCCTGGATCTCGTGCAGATAGGGGCTGACGATGGCGAAGCGCTTGCGCCCGGTCGTCTCCAGAATCTCGTTCAGGGCGAGCATGGAGGTGCAGGCGGGAATGCCCGTCTCCGCTTCGATGGAGGCGCACAGCTTCTCGTCGGCCGCAAAGCCCAGCCAGCCGGCCGAGGTGCCGTTCCAGCCGATCACGTTCAGCCGGGCGTCGGCCAGCAGCCGGGCGGCGTCCAGGAAGGGCGCGTCGGTGAACTGGTCCAGCGCCGCCGCGCGCAGGGAAATCTCCTTCACCGTGAAGCGCCCGAAATGGGCGGTCACCTCCGGCAGACCGCTCAGCATCGCGGAGGTGATGGGCTCCAGCACCGTGTTGGAGGACGGGGTCAGCATGCCCAGAAGGACGCGGTTGCTCATATCCATGGTTCTTTCGGTCAGGCGCGCGCCCACAGCGCGCGGGCGGCCTTGTCGGCCTCGGTGCAGATCTCGTTCAGGTCGGCGCGGACGGGGCGCCCGTCCTCGACCAGCGTTTCGCCGTCCACCAGCACCATCTCCACGTCGCGCCCCTGCGCGGTGTGGACGAGCGTGCCGAGCGGGTTCATCAGCGGGCGGAGATGCGGGCGGCGGGTGTCGAAGACGACGAGGTCGGCCTTCTTGCCCAGGGCCAGAGTGCCGATCTCGTCGGCCATGCCGACCGCCTGCGCACCGCCCAAGGTCGCCATGCGGAAGACGTCGGCGGGCTGCCAGGCGGCGGTGACCCCACCCTGCTGGATGCGCGCGGTGGCGAGCGCCCAGCGCATCGCCTCCACCATGTCGCCGTGCTGCGTGTCGGTGCACAGCGCCAGATTGACGCCCGCCTCCTTCAGCTTCGGCGTCGGCGCCAGCCGGCCCGATGCGGCGTTGCATTTCGGCACATGGACCGCGTGCGCCCCGGCGCGGGCGAGGCGGGCGATGTCGGCGTTCTCCACATAGAGGCAGTGGGTGGCGAGCAGCCGGTCGTTCATCAGCCCGCACTCGTCCAGCAGTTCCGCCGGGGTCAGGCCGGTGGACGCCTTCACCCGCTCCACCTCCACCCGGCTCTGCGCCAGATGGGTGTTCACGTGCATGGAGCGCTTCGCGGACTCGTCGGCGAGGGTGCGCAGGAAGGCGGGGGAGCAGGTGTCCGGCGCGTGGGCGGCCATCTGCACGCGGATGCGCCCATTGTTGGCGCCGTTCCAGCGGTCGTGCAGGTCCAGCGTCCGCAGCAGCAGGTCGCTGCCGATGGCTGCGTCGAAGCGCCATTCGCCCTGGGCCACGCGGGCGAAATCCACGTCGTGGACGCGCCAGCTCGCATGGACGCGCAGCCCGAGGTCGGCGATGGCGTCCAGCGTCGCGTCGGCGTGGACGAAATGGTCGCAGATCAGCGTGGAGCCGGCGAGCAGCGCCTCCACCGCGCCCAGCCGGGCCAGCGCGCGGGCCTCCTCCGGCGTGGCGTCGGTGCCCTTGGGCACACCCGGCGTGTAGGAGGGGGCGAAGCCGAGATCGGCGGCGACGCCGCGCACCATGACCAGGACGGCGTGCAGGTGCGCGTTGACGAAGCCCGGCGTGACCACCCGCTCCGGCAGATGCCGGACCTCGGCGGCGGCGGGAAGCCCCTGCGATGCCGGGGCGAGATGGACGATGCGCCCGTCGCGGATGCCGATGGCGGCATCGTCCACGACGCTGCCGACGGCCTCCCCGGTCAGGGCGGTGACGCCGGTCAGCAGCAGGTCGAGCCGGCCGGTCACGCGACGGCGGCCTGCCGTTGCTGCATGCCCTCCTCACGGATCAGGTTGAGGATGTGGCGCTTGTGGTCGTTGAAGCGCGGTCCGGTGGTGTCGCGCGGGCGCGGCAGGTCGAGCGCGATCAGCTCGCGGATGCGGCCCGGACGGCTGGTCATCACGGCGACGCGGGTGCCGAGCACCAGCGCCTCGTCCACGCTGTGGGTGACGAAGACGACGGTGCAGCGCTGCTTCTGCCAGATGGCGACCAGCTCCTCCTGCATGTCCATCTTGGTCTGGGCGTCGAGCGCCGCGAAGGGCTCGTCCATCAGGATGACCTGCGGGTTGAGCAGCAGGGCGCGGGCGATGCCGACGCGCTGGCTCATGCCGCCCGACAGCTCCGCCGGGAAGTGGTTCTCAAAGCCGCGCAGGCCGACCATGTCGATGTATTCCTGGGCGGCGTCGCGCCGGTCGGCCTTGCGCCAGCCCTTCAGCCGCAGGTGGAAGGCGACGTTCTCCCACACCGGCAGCCAGGGCATCAGGTTGGCCTGCTGGAAGACCATGCCGCGGTCGGCGCCGGGGCCGTCCACCGGCTTGCCGCCCACCGTCACGGTGCCCCCGGTCGGCTTCTCGAAGCCGGCGATCATGTTCAGCAGCGTGGACTTGCCGCAGCCCGACGAGCCGAGCAGGCAAAGGAACTCGTTCTTCTCCACCGACAGGCTGACGTTGTCGATGGCCAGCAGGTCGCGCTTGCGCTTGGCGTCGCGGAAGATCTTGGTGATGTTCTGAAGGTCGATGGAAGCCATCGCTCAGCCCTCCCGGCTCTGGAGCGTGGAGCCGTGCTGCCAGTGCAGCGCGGCGGACATCAGGACTTTGATGAGCGCGTCGGTCGCGTAGCCGAGCAGGCCGATGCTGGCCATGGCGGCGAGCACGAGGTCGTAGCGCAGGAAGTAGTAGCTGTCCCACAGCACGTAGCCGAGGCCGCTCTTCACCGCGACCATCTCCGCCGTCACCGTCAGCATCCAGGCGGCGCCGATGCCGATGCGCAGGCCGGCGAAGATGCTGGGCAGGGCCGCCGGGAACACGACGTGGCGCAGCAGCTGCTGCTCCGTGGCGCCCATCATCGAGGCGGCGCGGATCAGGTTGCGGTCGGCGGTCTTCACCCCGTGGATGGTGTTCATCAGGATCGGGAAGAAGGCGCCGAGGAAGACCAGGAAGATGGCCGGCTTGTTGGCGATGCCGAACCAGATGATCGCCAGCGGGATCCACGACACCGGCGGCACCGGGCGGAGCATCTGGATGGTCGGCTCCACCGTCCGCTCGACCCAGCGCCACCAGCCGATGGCGATGCCCAGCAACACGCCGCTGACCACCGCGATGCCGTAGCCGGCGGCGACGCGTGTGGCGCTGGACAGGGCATCGGCGACCCAGCGGCCGGTGTTGCCCTGCGAGGTCTCGTCGAAGCCGAAGATCCAGTCGCCCCAGGTGTGCAGAACCACCGACGGGGCCGGCAGCAGGGCCGCCGGCAGGAATCCGGACCGGGAGAACACCTCCCAGGCGGCGAGGATGAAGAGGGGAACAACGGCGCGCTCCCAGGATTTCGACAATGCCGTCATGGCCCGGTTTTCCCTATCCCGTCATGTTCATAGCCCTCTCCCCTCCGGGGAGAGGGTGGCCCGTAGGGCCGGTGAGGGGGGGGTGCGCATGGCGGAACGTCCGGCATAAGCGCAACCCCCTCACCCTGACCCTCTCCCCGGAGGGGAGAGGGGAAATTCTTAGAAGCCCAGCTCGCTCTTCGGCTTCTTGGTGACGGCTTCGAGGAACGTGTAATCCAGGTTCTTCTCCGCGGCGGCGGTGACGTCGTTGGAGATGTATTTCAGCTCGCGCATCATCGTGGCGATGGCCAGCGTGCTGTCCTTGTGGATGGCGTAATCCGGGGAGGCGTTCTTCAGCGCCTCGGTGGCGACGGCCTTGTCCATGCCGGTGTATTTGTTGATGACGTCCACCCACACGGTCTGGTCGGACTTCAGCTTGTCGACCAGGGCGACGACCGAGCCGACGGTGGCCTCGACCGCCTTCGGATGCTCCTTGATGACGTCGGAGCGGGTGACGATCAGGTTGGTCAGGTTGCCGGCGGCCTGGTCATAGGGCAGCGCGAAATGCGTGCCGACGCCGGTCTGGCGGATCTGGGAGGCGAAGGGTTCCACCGTGCAGATCACGTCGACCTCGCCGCGCTGGAGGGCGGCGGCGTGGTCGGACGGGTTCGGGATGTTGATGAACTGCACGTCCTTGTTGACGTTGATGCCGTGCTTCTGGAGGGCGCCACGCATGTGGATGTCCTGCGCGTTGCCGCGGGACGCCGCGACGCGCAGCGGCTCGCCCTTCTCCTTGCGCTCGGCGATCAGCTTTTTCAGCCCGTCCCAATCATCGGCCTTCAGGGTGATGCCCTTGCCGACGACGATCTCCGACCCACCGTTCACCTGACCGGACACGGCCACCACGTCGAAGCCCTTATCGAGCGCTGTGATGTAGTGTAGGTAGGTCACCTGGGCCATGTCGATGCTCTTCGACACCAGCGCGGTCAGCACGTCGTTGCCGGAATTGAAGTTGATCGCCTCGATCTCCACGCCCTTGGCAAGTTCCGGGGTCAGCGCCATCGGCAGGCAATGGGCGCATTTGGCGAAGCCCAGCTTCAGCTTCTCCGCGTCGGCCGCCTGAGCGGTGGCAGCGGCGGAGAGGGCGAGGAAGGCGGCGGTGACGGTCGTCAGG
Proteins encoded in this window:
- a CDS encoding amidase, with the translated sequence MSTPDLFRLSAAEMAEGVRNRRFRARDLVAASLERIAALDGGLKSFITVAPDAALAAAEAADRRVEAGAPLGPLHGVPVGVKDLTLTAGLRTTYGSTLYADLIPDTDDLSVARLKAAGAIIVGKTNTPEFGFGAITGNELCGPTANPYDLDKTSGGSSGGSAAAVAAGLVPLAQGTDFGGSVRTPASFCGVVGLRPTPGRIPSPGRALAWDGLATQGFLARDIADAALALAAVSGPDPRDPTSLPVPEWTVPDLDALDPLSLRVAWSTDLGSALIDLGLAERFEAVMRGLEGRFGDFVEATPDCREAGAAFGTLRAAHIFHTYGRTLEQDGDRLSPSVAWNIARGKGLSAADYLRAEAQRSALYRRFAAFFRDHDILMTLSASVPPFPNAQGDVTEINGFRLSTIIDYLAITYTVSLIGFPCLSIPCGWTADGLPIGLQLIARPYEEDRLLRCARFLERELEFRHRWPSP
- a CDS encoding amidohydrolase family protein; the protein is MTGRLDLLLTGVTALTGEAVGSVVDDAAIGIRDGRIVHLAPASQGLPAAAEVRHLPERVVTPGFVNAHLHAVLVMVRGVAADLGFAPSYTPGVPKGTDATPEEARALARLGAVEALLAGSTLICDHFVHADATLDAIADLGLRVHASWRVHDVDFARVAQGEWRFDAAIGSDLLLRTLDLHDRWNGANNGRIRVQMAAHAPDTCSPAFLRTLADESAKRSMHVNTHLAQSRVEVERVKASTGLTPAELLDECGLMNDRLLATHCLYVENADIARLARAGAHAVHVPKCNAASGRLAPTPKLKEAGVNLALCTDTQHGDMVEAMRWALATARIQQGGVTAAWQPADVFRMATLGGAQAVGMADEIGTLALGKKADLVVFDTRRPHLRPLMNPLGTLVHTAQGRDVEMVLVDGETLVEDGRPVRADLNEICTEADKAARALWARA
- the clpB gene encoding ATP-dependent chaperone ClpB codes for the protein MDFGLFTDRARGVIQAAQLAALAGRHQQLVPEHLVKALVEDADGVPAKLIRDAGGDPELLKTAAEETLNRQTRVDGEGPHPIFMSPALAGVLQNAVETARGAGDKFVSPERLLESLAAQGGSTRALFHRAGVDPAVLVEGVESLSKNRPADRQEDAQMGEALAKYARDLTEEARQGRLDPVIGRDDEIRRTIQVLARRTKNNPVLIGEPGVGKTAVVEGLAQRLASGDVPEGLKDRRVLALDLTALLAGAKFRGDFEERLKAVLSEVQQAAGRIILFIDELHSLIGAGRTDGAMDAANMLKPALARGELRCVGATTPDEYRKYIEKDAALARRFQPVNVNEPSDEDAVSILRGIKGKYEVHHGVRIADAAVVAAVQLSARYIADRRLPDKAIDLVDEAASRLRMAIDSKPEALDAVGRRVAQLKIEREALKSEPDAASQERLHKLESELAVDEAKLTAMEEEWRVGQSRRTEGRRLKEELDQARTKLEHAQRDGDWAKAGELAYGVVPDLEKRLAEAESRANAEREEVTAKDIAAVVTRWTGIPVDRMLDSERQRLKGMEDRLAERVVGQAEAVRAVSKAVRRARAGLKDPNRPTGSFLFLGPTGVGKTELAKALAAFLFDDETAVTRVDMSEYMEKHSVARMIGSPPGYVGYDDGGTLAEKIRRRPYQVVLLDEVEKAHPDVLNVLLQALDDGRLTDGQGRTADFRHAILIMTSNLGADALTALGEDDSLEGARVEVMDAVRRAFRPEFLNRLDDVLIFRRLGREQMAHIVDIQLARVADRLAERGLSLTADDAARARLADLGWDPAFGARPLKRAVQNLVEDPIAERLLDGEVDERSTLHLSARDGRLTLDGVPVEEDRATGFKAPERPPLGFALTGSGGRSAAVH
- the hydA gene encoding dihydropyrimidinase → MNFDLVIRNGTVATASDVFKADVGVRGGRIAALGEGLAAGREEIDAAGLLVLPGGVDGHVHFDQPTGDDSVMADDFLTGTRSAAFGGTTTVLPFACQEKGKTLRAAVDDYHRRAAGKPLIDYAFHLIVTDPTEQVLGQELPALIREGYTSFKIYMTYDALKLNDRQILEVLDIARSEGAMVMMHAENADCIAWLTEKLERAGQTAPFFHGVSRPRVAEREATHRAISLAELVDVPILIVHVSGADAVEQIRWAQGRGLRIYAETCPQYLFLTADDLGGEGFEGAKCICSPPPRDAANQKVIWDGLTGGAFQVFSSDHAPFRFDGPGGKKVHGEQAPFRCVPNGIPGVETRLPLLFSEGVMKGRMELTKFVELTAANPARMYGLHPRKGTIAVGADADIALWDPSRKVTITNGILHHNVDYTPYEGIEVTGWPVVTLSRGEVICRDGTLLAEPGRGEFLPCGLPALARPKGSPAPVLPF
- a CDS encoding ABC transporter substrate-binding protein, with protein sequence MTFRSLTLTTVTAAFLALSAAATAQAADAEKLKLGFAKCAHCLPMALTPELAKGVEIEAINFNSGNDVLTALVSKSIDMAQVTYLHYITALDKGFDVVAVSGQVNGGSEIVVGKGITLKADDWDGLKKLIAERKEKGEPLRVAASRGNAQDIHMRGALQKHGINVNKDVQFINIPNPSDHAAALQRGEVDVICTVEPFASQIRQTGVGTHFALPYDQAAGNLTNLIVTRSDVIKEHPKAVEATVGSVVALVDKLKSDQTVWVDVINKYTGMDKAVATEALKNASPDYAIHKDSTLAIATMMRELKYISNDVTAAAEKNLDYTFLEAVTKKPKSELGF
- a CDS encoding ABC transporter permease, encoding MTALSKSWERAVVPLFILAAWEVFSRSGFLPAALLPAPSVVLHTWGDWIFGFDETSQGNTGRWVADALSSATRVAAGYGIAVVSGVLLGIAIGWWRWVERTVEPTIQMLRPVPPVSWIPLAIIWFGIANKPAIFLVFLGAFFPILMNTIHGVKTADRNLIRAASMMGATEQQLLRHVVFPAALPSIFAGLRIGIGAAWMLTVTAEMVAVKSGLGYVLWDSYYFLRYDLVLAAMASIGLLGYATDALIKVLMSAALHWQHGSTLQSREG
- a CDS encoding ABC transporter ATP-binding protein, which translates into the protein MASIDLQNITKIFRDAKRKRDLLAIDNVSLSVEKNEFLCLLGSSGCGKSTLLNMIAGFEKPTGGTVTVGGKPVDGPGADRGMVFQQANLMPWLPVWENVAFHLRLKGWRKADRRDAAQEYIDMVGLRGFENHFPAELSGGMSQRVGIARALLLNPQVILMDEPFAALDAQTKMDMQEELVAIWQKQRCTVVFVTHSVDEALVLGTRVAVMTSRPGRIRELIALDLPRPRDTTGPRFNDHKRHILNLIREEGMQQRQAAVA
- a CDS encoding maleate cis-trans isomerase family protein, which codes for MSNRVLLGMLTPSSNTVLEPITSAMLSGLPEVTAHFGRFTVKEISLRAAALDQFTDAPFLDAARLLADARLNVIGWNGTSAGWLGFAADEKLCASIEAETGIPACTSMLALNEILETTGRKRFAIVSPYLHEIQEKMVANYNAAGFEVVAERHLNDRGNFSFSEVTEETIERMCMEVAEAKPEAIAIICTNMRGAPVAERMEKALGIPVYDTVSTVVWKALRMTGVDTRRVEGWGSLFRELHG